In Aspergillus fumigatus Af293 chromosome 2, whole genome shotgun sequence, a genomic segment contains:
- a CDS encoding ENTH domain-containing protein → MDFSSLKEQVSNLTLYDIKAGVRKVQNAVMNYTEMESKVREATNNEPWGASTTLMQEIANGTHSYQLLNEIMPMIYKRFTDKSAEEWRQIYKSLQLLEFLIKNGSERVVDDARSHLSLIRMLRQFHYIDQNGKDQGVNVRNRSSELVKLLSDVDLIRAERKKARANRNKFGGFEGGIGSGGMGGMGGGFSGSSGRYGGFGSDSLSFGGYSGGVYGDGGGFGGASSEFQDAGRRGNRFEEYDEYDEDDASPARRRGSSPPRPKQEAKKPEPPKEPEQDLFDFGEEEPVTAASTSTAAGKKPASSNGLDILESKPIDDDDEFDEFQSATPAPQPAANQFTIPAPASTVSTTSSTQFAAPRPVSGVQGPNLNGLVGFTSMTPTPTSSTVASPTLSQNSMVPPSQQAKPSQPKPTGFQAATPNYFTSVTTATTQQPTATTPGHRPGMPSTSSFTSARGTSSVGGKPAASKSSGDAFGSLWSTASASAGIQKSSANASKGPNLASMAKEKASAGIWGAPASSSSFTPTSPSPSMSSSTQQQGAKTGSSGLDDLLG, encoded by the exons ATGGATTTCAGCAGTCTGAAAGAGCAGGTCAGCAACTTGACCTTGTATGATATCAAGGCGGGAGTCCGCAAGGTGCAGAATG CTGTCATGAACTACACGGAGATGGAGTCCAAG GTCCGGGAAGCTACGAACAATGAACCCTGGGGAGCTTCAACTACATTGATGCAAGAGATCGCCAACGGAACTCACAGTTA CCAGCTGTTAAACGAAATTATGCCGATGATCTACAAGCGATTTACAGACAAGAGCGCGGAGGAATGGCGACAGATCTACAAG AGTCTTCAACTGCTGGAATTTCTGATCAAGAATGGTTCGGAGCGCGTTGTCGATGACGCCCGGTCTCACCTGTCCTTAATCCGGATGCTCCGCCAATTTCATTACATCGACCAGAACGGAAAGGACCAAGGTGTGAACGTGCGCAACCGATCGtcggagctggtgaagctgctTAGTGATGTGGATCTTATTCGCgctgagagaaagaaggccCGTGCGAATCGCAACAAGTTTGGTGGATTCGAGGGCGGAATCGGCTCCGGTGGAATGGGTGGCATGGGAGGCGGCTTTTCCGGTTCCTCCGGCAGGTACGGTGGATTTGGCAGCGATAGCCTCTCCTTTGGCGGTTACAGTGGAGGTGTCTATGGTGACGGCGGCGGCTTCGGGGGTGCTTCTAGCGAGTTCCAGGATGCGGGACGGAGAGGGAACCGGTTCGAGGAGTACGACGAGtacgacgaggacgatgccaGCCCGGCGCGGCGTCGCGGAAGCAGCCCTCCACGTCCGAagcaggaagcgaagaagccCGAGCCTCCCAAGGAGCCTGAACAAGACTTGTTTGActttggcgaggaggagccgGTCACTGCTGCTTCCACGTCTACTGCGGCTGGTAAGAAGCCTGCCAGCAGTAACGGCCTGGATATTCTCGAGTCCAAACCaatcgatgacgatgacgagttTGATGAATTCCAGTCCGCAACGCCAGCACCGCAGCCCGCAGCCAACCAATTTACTATTCCCGCACCCGCGTCCACAGTCAGTACGACCTCGAGTACCCAGTTTGCCGCTCCCCGGCCCGTCTCTGGTGTGCAAGGGCCGAATCTGAATGGGTTGGTCGGATTTACATCAATGACCCCGACTCCGACATCGAGCACGGTTGCGTCTCCCACACTTTCTCAGAACTCTATGGTGCCGCCATCGCAGCAGGCAAAGCCCTCACAGCCCAAACCGACGGGCTTCCAAGCCGCCACTCCTAACTACTTCACCTCCGTTACCACCGCCACCACACAGCAGCCAACGGCCACGACACCCGGCCACCGACCGGGTATGCCCTCAACTTCCTCTTTCACTTCTGCCCGGGGCACTTCATCGGTCGGTGGTAAACCGGCCGCATCCAAGTCGTCGGGTGACGCTTTTGGGTCTCTCTGGTCGACCGCCAGTGCCAGTGCGGGCATCCAGAAGTCATCCGCAAATGCTAGCAAGGGGCCCAATCTGGCGAGTATGGCTAAAGAGAAGGCTAGCGCGGGAATCTGGGGAGCCCCGGCCTCGTCGAGCAGTTTCACTCCAActtctccgtctccttcGATGAGTTCATCGACACAGCAACAGGGGGCGAAGACGGGCAGTTCGGGGCTTGACGATTTGCTGGGCTAG
- a CDS encoding EGFR-like transmembrane domain-containing protein, translating into MTNRTSTSSTRASTGTATLPISSTPMSTPPHTSAGSDSTQPPTSTPTAQSQSGNGLSGSQIGGIVGGVLAAAVLGGLIALIFWFRRRRRRLAAAQEAGDQQPARQDGEDAAGGGGGGTAVSTVGSATREEDHDPEGKDAAEIDEKKIPMLGGRMMQEMDAQGGAAVHKLAVPVGGSARKLSELPGSMGRMAELPGSEVDTKR; encoded by the coding sequence ATGACGAACCGCACATCCACATCCTCGACTCGCGCGTCGACTGGGACAGCTACGCTCCCCATCTCGAGTACACCCATGAGTACGCCCCCTCACACAAGCGCAGGCAGCGATTCGACTCAGCCCCCCACGTCCACTCCCACCGCGCAATCACAATCCGGGAACGGCCTATCCGGCTCGCAGATCGGGGGCATCGTCGGGGgcgtcctcgccgccgcggTGCTAGGCGGGCTCATCGCGCTCATCTTCTGGTTCCGGCGGAGACGTCGACGGTTGGCGGCCGCTCAGGAGGCGGGGGACCAACAACCCGCGCGGCAggatggcgaggatgcggctgggggcggtggtggtggtactGCGGTTTCTACTGTAGGATCGGCGACGCGCGAAGAGGATCATGATCCCGAGGGGAAGGATGCTGCGGAGATAGACGAAAAGAAAATTCCCATGCTGGGTGGGCGgatgatgcaggagatggaTGCGCAGGGGGGTGCGGCCGTGCATAAGCTGGCGGTTCCGGTGGGCGGCAGCGCGCGTAAGCTGTCGGAGCTGCCGGGGTCGATGGGGAGGATGGCCGAGTTGCCTGGGTCCGAGGTGGATACCAAGCGATGA
- a CDS encoding adaptor protein NBP2: MATLTSSASRPQSQVVTSMTNLSVLPPIITDASGKTQIGQRTSLYAKDRLSTYSNVSTTSQNCSRPGSHVFPIFHSSLPYALVRDFAYPPVHPLHYGPLPPRASGVSTPASEHRRLSDPPAPWDNSRGQWSSGSWRADQSHGQQQLPAMSFGDGPPYSEDEDLHSPVFSASRHRKNKSTGMNANGRRTRSPGRGHQSAYFSGDVDRGILVSMNADGSETYYVNDDDDGSDDGPGGEYVTYPPSESQYSHMGNETYGDYEDREHDAGFESEDDYSGAGRYSGDFQFAVGCPDEEMHGKAVALFDFTREHENELPLTEGQVIFVSYRHGQGWLVAEDPKTGESGLVPEEFVRLLRDIEGGLTSLSVDPSLDTEEDDSTYLSPDSTDSEQAITPTQNDQLPLTTERGSVHIPNGASNLESSAVIPDGGGEIESNQSHFLHNGQEIGSTPPIEQQMPEKQKTERESQMGILAKT, from the coding sequence ATGGCAACCCTAACCTCATCGGCTTCTCGGCCGCAGTCACAGGTAGTCACCTCGATGACGAACCTGTCGGTTCTACCTCCTATTATAACAGATGCTTCTGGGAAGACACAAATCGGGCAGCGGACATCGTTGTATGCGAAAGATCGTCTGTCGACGTACTCGAATGTTTCCACCACTTCTCAGAATTGCTCTCGTCCCGGCTCGCATGTGTTTCCAATCTTTCATTCCAGCTTGCCATATGCGCTCGTTCGGGATTTCGCGTACCCTCCAGTCCACCCACTTCATTACGGTCCTCTCCCACCCCGTGCCTCCGGTGTGTCCACTCCGGCAAGCGAGCATCGGCGCCTTTCGGACCCTCCCGCACCATGGGATAACTCGCGTGGTCAATGGTCGTCGGGCTCTTGGAGAGCGGATCAGAGCCATGGGCAGCAGCAATTACCCGCAATGTCGTTTGGCGATGGGCCCCCTTAtagcgaagatgaagatttGCATAGCCCAGTGTTCTCCGCATCCCGCCACCGCAAGAACAAGTCAACAGGGATGAATGCGAATGGCCGAAGAACGAGAAGTCCCGGTCGCGGCCATCAATCTGCCTATTTCTCCGGTGATGTCGACCGAGGAATACTGGTCAGCATGAACGCAGACGGCAGCGAGACTTATTACGtcaatgatgacgatgatggttCAGATGATGGCCCTGGAGGAGAATATGTCACCTATCCTCCGAGTGAGAGCCAATATTCTCACATGGGGAACGAAACTTACGGCGACTATGAGGACCGTGAGCATGATGCAGGGTTCGAATCTGAGGACGATTATTCCGGTGCCGGCCGATACTCGGGTGATTTCCAATTCGCAGTTGGCTGtccagatgaggagatgcaTGGCAAAGCAGTTGCGCTATTTGATTTCACCAGAGAACATGAGAACGAACTGCCCTTGACGGAAGGACAGGTGATTTTTGTCTCATATAGGCACGGCCAGGGCTGGCTAGTCGCGGAGGATCCAAAGACTGGTGAAAGCGGTTTGGTACCAGAGGAATTTGTTCGGTTACTTCGGGACATCGAAGGTGGCCTGACATCGCTCAGCGTCGACCCAAGTCTCGATACTGAGGAAGATGATAGCACATACTTGAGCCCGGACTCAACCGACTCAGAGCAGGCTATCACACCAACTCAGAATGACCAATTGCCTCTTACCACTGAAAGGGGGTCTGTTCATATTCCCAACGGCGCATCGAATTTGGAGAGTTCAGCCGTCATCCCAGATGGCGGCGGCGAAATCGAATCGAACCAGTCACATTTTCTGCACAACGGACAGGAGATCGGTAGCACCCCACCAATCGAACAACAAATGCCGGAGAAACAAAAgacagaaagggaaagccAGATGGGTATCTTGGCGAAGACATGA